The Saccharomyces eubayanus strain FM1318 chromosome IV, whole genome shotgun sequence genome contains the following window.
CCTCCGAGGACACCGTCCACGGTGGCATCTACATCGGTCCAATAATCGATGGCGTCTTCATAGTTAATGTGGGCATCTGCAGGCACGTCCATTGTTAATATATATCGGTTTCTCTGAGAGATGCTCTTCACGTCCACGTCTGGTAAAGTGAAAAATGCTGTataagaaattttttcttttttcatgcttttttctgaatataAAGATTTACACATAGTCGTTATTATAGTTTATATACATGGATGTGCTCGTTATAGCTGGGGAAATCGGGGGTTCGCTAGGTCTTTCCCCATGAATAGATCCAGTTGACGGAATTTCTTACTTGTTCGTTCCATATGTCTTTCATGCTCTCCCCCATGGTCCTAGTCCATGCGACACCGTCATCCATTACGATCTGTTTACGATTTTTGACCCCTCCAGGTACCACTTCCCTTCTATCCATCAGGTCTTGTGCCTGATGGTCTTGCTTCAACCACGTAGCATCGTGGTCGTAGAAATATCCCTTGTTGCTGAACCGGTAGAGATAGAAAACAGAGCCTATGACCCCCGCGGAAAGAGTCCACTTGACAGACCTGGCTAATGAACCCAATTTTGACATGCTTCTCGCTGTTCTGTTGGTCCCAACTGTTCCTTTCCCCTTTCTCAGTAAATGAAAACTAAAACaggctctttttttcttctttttttcatatttcGCTTAttggtggtggtgaaaagaaaaaatattatagCCATCGCATCTTGGAGAAGAGCAACTACAAGAGAAGCAAGCTATACATCTCTGTATCCACTCCTACAACCTTCCAAGCATGTTGTCTAGAGTCTCTATACTGGCCAGATCTATGGCCACCGCCCAACGTCGTGGGCTACTAAGCAGTGCCGCTCAATCGCTGGTCTCCAAGCCTGTTTCCGATGGAGATCCAGAGATGTTTGACATCTTGCAACAAGAACGTCACAGACAAAAACACTCTATTACGCTGATCCCATCCGAGAACTTCACCTCGAAGGCTGTCATGGATCTCTTGGGCTCTGAGCTTCAAAACAAGTACTCCGAAGGTTATCCAGGCGAAAGATACTACGGTGGTAACGAAATCATCGACAAGTCCGAGTCCTTGTGTCAAGCAAGAGCTCTGGAACTGTACGGGTTGGACCCAACCCAATGGGGGGTTAATGTCCAACCATTGAGTGGGGCACCTGCCAATTTGTACGTTTACTCTGCGATC
Protein-coding sequences here:
- the MIC12 gene encoding Mic12p; the encoded protein is MSKLGSLARSVKWTLSAGVIGSVFYLYRFSNKGYFYDHDATWLKQDHQAQDLMDRREVVPGGVKNRKQIVMDDGVAWTRTMGESMKDIWNEQVRNSVNWIYSWGKT